The proteins below come from a single Paraburkholderia flagellata genomic window:
- a CDS encoding DEAD/DEAH box helicase codes for MFGKLIRRPSDNASTVTRVERISITVDGMRYAAPTPNARQWLASPYDFPDCAELGARLAQITLDGFGAAVDDAVMLSWQHVYAMLKHPDYVSFRSPLGIPAESEARPRLATTGALSDPGFSIHIDEWVDTQGRALRPAARLVGKTLQVGVSCSLLPEPVSELLDELGRFHATPAVDRTQAFKQQIFGRARKLAISSGCLVSNYVSRTVILTPERLRMSLDRRGEGDASVLEVAPGFDDAPAGWLALFDRLPLQETYEVPDGPALVRVVPTPEVRAVLAEIKRMPGRRVAGARAQAFVRNPFAVLGDCAEAVLDADQFEAARDDAGIRFQSFMPNVERGSRNEVVRVALLVESLDARNAESATCWIASSEELERFVGKLDRALADGSQCVTWGRHEFEIVGDTQDHLLALEGWLREWKNPVLWTASEVLDLNHYSERIEAIGVEKPFAVPVIARNDEGAGWFESNATVGLRINDAGNGASHYVPLQFDEIPSLRESVAAAEAQGVHQVQLPGLNRPVPLDDARHALHVLAQASAELKRGAFHPSASDSVPAPQQRLIIKRNVEDIDYTESRAGALQLPPDRKPVIPHGLADGIELKPHQELGVAWLQHLWDASPHSCRGTVLADDMGLGKTLQLLTFMVSSFEADPLLPPALVVAPVALLENWRNELNRFFKPGTLPLLLLYGATLRSLRVSNHEIDEDLASHGVTRLLKRNWIGDARLVLTTYETMRDVEFALAREPWSIMVCDEAQKIKNPTALVTRSAKKQKVRFRIACTGTPVENTLADLWCLFDFVQPGMLGALNQFSRNYRRPIEAKTDEQRAKVDELRAVIQPQILHRKKNDVAKELPVPVEDVECKTLPMSPYQQRHYQGALAKLREERETNPSAQLQALLSIRKICTDPHGFAEPDTREVPIKRLLDESPKMGWLARTLKSLADDDAGDHKVIVFCEFRELQLALQRVIAALFGFAPAIVNGDTSADPRLTGNRQELIDAFQVRVGFNVIILSPLAVGFGVNIQAANHVIHFTRTWNPAKEDQATARAYRIGQKRTVTIYYPGVVSDAFPSFDVRLDELLARKRSLASDMLNGCSELTAGDFADFG; via the coding sequence ATGTTTGGGAAGCTGATTCGGCGACCGTCTGATAACGCGTCTACAGTTACACGCGTGGAGCGCATTTCGATTACCGTTGACGGCATGCGCTACGCCGCGCCAACGCCAAACGCCCGGCAATGGCTCGCTTCGCCGTACGATTTTCCCGATTGCGCCGAGCTTGGTGCGCGACTTGCGCAGATCACACTCGATGGATTTGGGGCAGCAGTAGACGACGCAGTGATGTTGTCATGGCAGCACGTCTACGCAATGCTGAAGCACCCGGATTATGTATCTTTCAGATCGCCGCTCGGTATCCCGGCGGAGTCCGAGGCCCGTCCGAGATTGGCGACAACTGGCGCGCTGTCTGATCCGGGCTTTTCGATTCATATAGACGAATGGGTCGATACACAGGGCCGCGCATTGCGCCCGGCAGCGCGCCTCGTCGGTAAGACATTGCAAGTGGGCGTGTCGTGTTCGCTCCTGCCGGAACCGGTAAGCGAACTACTCGACGAGCTGGGGCGCTTTCACGCAACCCCTGCGGTCGATCGCACTCAGGCGTTCAAGCAACAGATATTCGGACGCGCGAGAAAGCTCGCGATCTCGAGCGGGTGCCTGGTATCCAACTATGTGTCGCGGACTGTCATCCTGACGCCTGAGCGCCTGAGAATGTCGCTGGATCGTAGGGGCGAGGGGGACGCTTCGGTACTCGAAGTAGCACCCGGGTTTGACGATGCACCGGCAGGCTGGCTTGCGCTATTTGACCGCTTGCCGCTACAGGAGACTTATGAGGTGCCTGACGGACCCGCGCTCGTGCGCGTCGTGCCGACACCCGAAGTCAGGGCAGTACTCGCCGAAATCAAGCGGATGCCCGGAAGGCGGGTGGCGGGAGCACGTGCGCAGGCCTTCGTACGCAATCCTTTTGCAGTGCTCGGAGATTGCGCCGAAGCTGTGCTCGATGCCGACCAGTTCGAGGCAGCACGTGACGACGCCGGTATCCGCTTCCAGTCGTTCATGCCGAACGTCGAACGCGGAAGCCGCAACGAAGTGGTGCGGGTCGCACTACTCGTTGAGTCGCTTGATGCCAGGAATGCCGAGTCCGCAACATGCTGGATCGCATCGTCTGAAGAACTGGAACGCTTCGTCGGCAAGCTGGATCGCGCGCTCGCGGACGGTTCACAGTGTGTGACATGGGGGCGGCACGAATTCGAGATCGTCGGGGATACGCAGGATCATCTGCTCGCGCTCGAAGGCTGGTTACGCGAGTGGAAGAATCCTGTGTTATGGACGGCCTCGGAGGTGCTCGACCTAAACCACTATTCGGAGCGCATTGAAGCGATCGGGGTCGAGAAACCCTTTGCGGTTCCCGTCATCGCGAGAAATGACGAAGGAGCCGGCTGGTTTGAGAGCAATGCTACCGTCGGTTTGCGTATCAACGATGCCGGCAACGGCGCATCGCATTACGTGCCACTGCAGTTTGATGAGATCCCTTCGTTACGGGAGTCCGTCGCCGCTGCCGAGGCGCAAGGCGTACATCAGGTTCAGTTGCCCGGGCTGAACCGACCCGTTCCGCTCGACGACGCGCGGCATGCGCTTCACGTTCTCGCGCAGGCAAGCGCGGAGCTGAAGCGCGGCGCGTTTCATCCCTCTGCGTCTGATTCAGTACCTGCGCCACAGCAGCGCCTCATCATCAAGCGCAACGTCGAGGACATCGACTATACAGAAAGCCGGGCGGGCGCACTGCAACTGCCGCCTGACCGCAAGCCCGTCATTCCGCATGGTCTTGCGGACGGTATCGAACTGAAACCGCATCAGGAGTTGGGCGTTGCCTGGCTTCAGCATCTCTGGGACGCGTCGCCGCATAGCTGCCGCGGAACGGTGCTGGCCGATGACATGGGGCTGGGCAAGACGCTCCAGTTGCTCACGTTTATGGTTTCGAGTTTCGAGGCCGATCCGTTGCTGCCTCCAGCGCTCGTGGTCGCCCCCGTCGCCTTGCTCGAAAACTGGCGCAACGAGTTGAACCGGTTTTTCAAGCCGGGAACACTGCCGTTGCTGCTGCTGTATGGCGCGACGCTCAGGTCGCTGCGTGTGAGCAACCATGAGATCGACGAAGACCTCGCGTCGCACGGTGTCACACGACTGTTGAAACGCAACTGGATTGGCGATGCGCGACTTGTCCTGACTACGTACGAAACCATGCGGGATGTGGAGTTCGCGCTTGCGCGCGAGCCGTGGTCGATCATGGTTTGCGACGAAGCCCAGAAGATCAAGAACCCCACCGCGCTTGTCACTCGCTCGGCGAAGAAGCAAAAGGTACGCTTTCGGATCGCATGCACTGGAACGCCCGTCGAGAATACGCTCGCCGATCTGTGGTGTTTGTTCGACTTCGTTCAGCCAGGGATGCTGGGTGCGCTCAATCAATTTTCGCGCAATTACCGTCGCCCGATCGAAGCGAAGACCGATGAGCAAAGGGCGAAAGTCGACGAGCTGCGCGCCGTGATCCAGCCGCAGATACTCCATCGCAAGAAGAATGACGTCGCGAAGGAGCTGCCCGTTCCAGTGGAAGACGTCGAGTGCAAAACACTGCCGATGTCGCCCTATCAGCAGCGTCACTATCAGGGCGCGCTGGCGAAATTGAGAGAAGAGCGAGAGACTAACCCGTCCGCGCAATTGCAGGCGCTTCTGTCAATCCGCAAGATCTGCACTGACCCTCACGGCTTTGCCGAACCCGATACGCGCGAAGTCCCGATCAAACGACTGCTCGATGAGTCACCCAAGATGGGGTGGCTGGCCAGGACGCTGAAGTCCTTGGCGGACGACGACGCAGGTGATCATAAGGTGATCGTGTTTTGCGAGTTCCGCGAATTGCAGCTGGCATTGCAGCGTGTCATTGCGGCGCTTTTCGGATTTGCGCCTGCCATCGTAAACGGCGATACGTCTGCCGATCCGCGTCTGACGGGTAACAGGCAGGAATTGATCGACGCGTTCCAGGTACGTGTGGGGTTCAACGTGATCATCCTGTCGCCCCTGGCGGTGGGTTTTGGCGTCAATATTCAGGCGGCCAATCACGTTATCCATTTCACGCGAACGTGGAATCCGGCAAAGGAAGATCAGGCAACCGCGCGGGCTTATCGCATCGGACAGAAGCGCACCGTCACTATCTACTACCCTGGCGTGGTGAGTGATGCGTTTCCGAGTTTCGATGTGCGACTGGATGAACTGTTGGCCCGCAAACGCTCGCTTGCATCGGACATGTTGAACGGATGCAGTGAACTGACCGCAGGGGATTTCGCAGATTTCGGCTGA
- a CDS encoding ArsR/SmtB family transcription factor, with product MEEKDIIRALAALAHDLRLRVFRMLVVAGPDGLTPGTIAAQLDVPNATLSFHLKELMHAGLVTQERDGRSLIYRAAYEQMNAVLGFLTENCCQGQACLVPGADSCQC from the coding sequence ATGGAAGAAAAAGACATCATTCGCGCCCTGGCGGCGCTCGCCCACGACCTTCGTTTGCGCGTGTTCCGCATGCTGGTCGTGGCCGGCCCGGACGGCCTGACACCTGGCACCATCGCGGCGCAGCTTGACGTGCCCAACGCGACACTCTCCTTTCACCTGAAGGAGTTGATGCACGCTGGACTGGTCACGCAGGAGCGCGACGGGCGCAGCCTGATCTATCGGGCGGCCTACGAACAGATGAACGCAGTCCTCGGTTTCCTGACCGAGAACTGCTGCCAGGGACAGGCCTGCCTGGTGCCCGGCGCAGATTCGTGCCAATGCTGA
- a CDS encoding ArsI/CadI family heavy metal resistance metalloenzyme: protein MKRFHVHVHVDDIAASVAFYSKLFGAEPARIETDYAKWMLEDPRVNFAISTRGSQPGVDHLGFQVDDAAELAKLAQRAQEADMTLLDQGETTCCYSRSDKHWIVDPQGVAWEHFHTLDRAPVYGESRQTSDSQSESSACCAPRGKPVGIPVKPTGPACC, encoded by the coding sequence ATGAAGCGGTTTCACGTCCACGTCCACGTTGACGACATCGCGGCCAGTGTCGCGTTCTATTCGAAGTTGTTCGGCGCAGAGCCTGCGCGCATCGAGACGGATTACGCGAAGTGGATGCTGGAAGATCCGCGCGTGAACTTTGCGATCTCGACGCGCGGCTCGCAGCCTGGTGTCGATCATCTGGGTTTTCAGGTGGACGACGCAGCCGAGTTGGCCAAACTCGCGCAGCGTGCACAGGAAGCGGACATGACGCTGCTCGACCAGGGCGAAACGACCTGCTGCTACTCGCGTAGTGACAAGCACTGGATCGTTGATCCGCAGGGAGTCGCCTGGGAGCACTTTCACACGCTCGATCGCGCACCGGTGTATGGCGAAAGCCGTCAGACGAGCGATTCGCAGTCCGAATCATCAGCCTGCTGTGCACCCCGTGGCAAACCTGTGGGCATCCCCGTCAAACCGACCGGTCCGGCCTGTTGCTGA
- a CDS encoding arsenate reductase ArsC, with amino-acid sequence MTDKTYNVLFICTGNSVRSILAEGLMNHYGADRFKAHSAGSHPTGQVNPLALQALQKFGIEADGFRSKNWDEFSRDVSPKLDFVFTVCDKAAGEVCPIWPGQPVTAHWGVADPAAVEGSDEQKQQAIRDAAVTLKRRIELFLSLPLAKLDAVALNTAVSDIGKQ; translated from the coding sequence ATGACCGACAAGACCTATAACGTCCTGTTCATCTGCACGGGCAATTCCGTCCGCTCGATCCTGGCCGAAGGCCTGATGAACCACTACGGGGCCGACCGCTTCAAGGCCCATTCCGCAGGTAGCCATCCTACGGGGCAGGTCAATCCGCTCGCACTACAGGCGCTCCAGAAGTTCGGCATCGAAGCAGATGGGTTCCGAAGCAAGAACTGGGATGAATTCTCTCGTGATGTCTCGCCCAAGCTGGATTTCGTGTTCACGGTCTGCGACAAGGCAGCGGGCGAGGTGTGTCCGATCTGGCCGGGGCAGCCGGTAACGGCTCACTGGGGTGTCGCCGATCCTGCTGCGGTCGAAGGTTCTGATGAGCAAAAGCAGCAGGCGATCCGGGATGCTGCCGTTACGCTCAAACGCCGTATCGAACTGTTTCTCTCGCTGCCTCTCGCCAAGCTCGATGCCGTGGCCCTGAACACGGCCGTCAGCGACATCGGCAAGCAATAA
- a CDS encoding arsenate reductase ArsC, with protein sequence MTTNVLILCTHNSARSVLSEGMLNRWAQRLGKDVRAYSAGSAPSGRINPFALETLTNAGVETESYRSKSWEEFSQDGAPQMRIVITVCDSAAAEQCPFWPGSPVKVHWGYADPSNAQGGDEGKRQAFELTRQAIGYRMLQLLLLPLDRLDNAELQQALDGILKS encoded by the coding sequence ATGACCACGAACGTACTCATTCTGTGCACGCACAATTCCGCGCGAAGCGTCCTATCCGAAGGCATGCTGAACCGCTGGGCACAAAGGCTCGGCAAGGACGTACGCGCATACAGCGCCGGCAGCGCGCCGAGCGGCCGCATCAATCCGTTCGCGCTCGAAACGTTGACGAACGCGGGCGTCGAGACCGAGAGTTATCGCAGCAAGAGCTGGGAAGAATTTTCGCAGGACGGCGCACCGCAGATGCGGATCGTCATCACTGTGTGTGACAGCGCGGCTGCCGAACAGTGTCCGTTCTGGCCCGGTAGCCCCGTCAAGGTTCACTGGGGCTACGCCGATCCGTCGAACGCGCAAGGCGGTGACGAAGGCAAGCGGCAGGCATTCGAACTCACCCGGCAGGCGATCGGTTACCGGATGCTGCAGTTGCTTCTGCTGCCCCTGGACCGTCTGGACAATGCCGAGCTTCAGCAGGCGCTCGACGGCATTCTGAAAAGCTGA
- the arsB gene encoding ACR3 family arsenite efflux transporter, with protein sequence MHTPNIAAARKSASKPAISFFERYLTVWVALCIVAGILLGQVLPGVFQAIGRMEYAQVNLPVGLLIWVMIIPMLVKVDFGSLHEVRQHIKGIGVTLVVNWLVKPFTMAFLAWLFIKHLFAPMLPAAQLDSYVAGLILLAAAPCTAMVFVWSRLTGGDPLFTLSQVALNDSILVVAFAPLVGLLLGISAITVPWATLLTSVVLYIVIPVILAQILRKVLLSRGEAAFEAAMAKIGPWSITALLATLVLLFAFQGEAILKQPLVIVLLAVPILIQVFFNSALAYWLNRAVGEKHNIACPSALIGASNFFELAVATAIGLFGFNSGAALATVVGVLIEVPVMLLVVRIVNRSKNWYECA encoded by the coding sequence ATGCACACCCCCAACATCGCCGCTGCGCGCAAAAGCGCTTCGAAGCCGGCCATCAGCTTCTTCGAGCGTTACCTGACCGTCTGGGTTGCCCTTTGCATCGTCGCTGGCATCCTGCTTGGCCAGGTGCTGCCTGGTGTCTTTCAGGCCATTGGCCGCATGGAATACGCCCAGGTCAATCTGCCGGTCGGCCTGCTGATCTGGGTGATGATCATTCCGATGCTGGTCAAGGTCGACTTCGGCTCGCTGCATGAAGTGCGTCAGCACATCAAGGGTATTGGCGTCACGCTCGTCGTCAACTGGCTCGTCAAGCCGTTCACGATGGCGTTCCTCGCATGGCTTTTCATCAAGCATCTGTTTGCGCCGATGCTGCCCGCCGCGCAGCTCGACAGCTATGTGGCCGGGCTGATCCTGCTGGCCGCTGCACCCTGCACGGCGATGGTGTTTGTCTGGAGCCGGCTGACCGGCGGTGATCCGCTCTTTACGCTCTCACAGGTCGCGCTCAACGACAGCATCTTGGTGGTCGCGTTCGCGCCGCTCGTCGGCCTCCTGCTCGGTATTTCGGCCATCACGGTGCCGTGGGCGACGCTGCTCACGTCGGTCGTGCTCTATATCGTGATTCCGGTGATCCTCGCGCAGATCCTGCGCAAGGTACTGCTGTCACGTGGCGAGGCCGCGTTCGAAGCAGCGATGGCGAAGATCGGCCCGTGGTCGATCACGGCGTTGCTCGCGACTCTGGTGCTGCTGTTCGCCTTCCAGGGCGAGGCCATCCTGAAGCAGCCGCTCGTGATCGTGCTGCTTGCCGTGCCGATCCTGATCCAGGTGTTCTTCAATTCGGCGCTGGCGTACTGGCTCAATCGCGCGGTCGGCGAGAAGCACAACATCGCTTGCCCGTCTGCACTGATCGGCGCGTCGAACTTCTTCGAGCTGGCCGTCGCCACCGCAATTGGCCTGTTCGGATTCAACTCGGGTGCAGCGCTCGCCACGGTCGTAGGTGTGCTGATCGAAGTCCCGGTCATGCTGCTCGTGGTGCGCATCGTTAACCGGTCGAAGAACTGGTACGAGTGCGCCTGA
- the arsC gene encoding arsenate reductase (glutaredoxin) (This arsenate reductase requires both glutathione and glutaredoxin to convert arsenate to arsenite, after which the efflux transporter formed by ArsA and ArsB can extrude the arsenite from the cell, providing resistance.), with the protein MNEVIIYHNPDCGTSRNTLAMIRNAGIEPVVVEYLKHPPSREELVELIAQSGLGVREVLRQKGTPYAELRLDNPALTDDQLLDAMMAYPILINRPFVVTSIGVRLCRPSEVVLDILPEAQRSAFTKEDGEVVIDAEGKRVRSGN; encoded by the coding sequence ATGAACGAAGTCATCATCTATCACAACCCGGACTGCGGCACCTCGCGTAACACCCTCGCGATGATCCGCAATGCGGGCATTGAACCTGTCGTCGTCGAATATCTGAAACATCCGCCGTCGCGCGAGGAGCTGGTCGAACTGATCGCGCAGTCGGGGCTGGGCGTGCGCGAGGTGCTGCGCCAGAAAGGCACGCCGTATGCCGAACTGCGCCTGGACAACCCTGCATTGACCGACGACCAGTTGCTCGACGCGATGATGGCGTACCCCATTCTCATCAACCGTCCCTTCGTGGTGACGTCGATAGGCGTGCGCCTGTGCCGTCCTTCCGAAGTCGTGCTGGATATCCTGCCGGAAGCGCAACGCAGCGCATTCACGAAAGAGGATGGTGAAGTGGTTATCGATGCGGAGGGCAAGCGTGTCCGCTCGGGTAACTGA
- the arsH gene encoding arsenical resistance protein ArsH: MRRASVSARVTDLMNDLPQVDAALFRVPDIQRLQATKASAHAPRILLLYGSLRERSFSRLLSEEAARLLTAMGAEVRTFNPSGLPLPDDAPDTHSKVAELRELVLWSEGMVWCSPERHGAMTGIMKSQIDWIPLTSGAVRPTQGKTLAVMQVSGGSQSFNAVNQMRVLGRWMRMLTIPNQSSVAKAFMEFDEAGRMKPSAYFDRVVDVMEELVKFTLLTRDIGPYLVDRYSERKESAEELMKRVNQSGI, translated from the coding sequence ATGCGGAGGGCAAGCGTGTCCGCTCGGGTAACTGATCTTATGAATGACCTTCCGCAGGTCGATGCGGCGCTGTTCCGAGTACCCGACATCCAGCGCCTTCAGGCCACGAAAGCATCCGCGCATGCACCCCGTATCCTGCTGCTCTACGGTTCGCTGCGCGAGCGCTCGTTCAGCCGCCTGCTGAGCGAAGAAGCCGCGCGCCTGCTCACGGCGATGGGCGCCGAAGTCCGCACGTTCAATCCGAGTGGTCTGCCGCTGCCTGACGATGCGCCCGACACGCACTCCAAGGTGGCTGAGCTGCGCGAACTGGTGCTGTGGTCGGAGGGCATGGTCTGGTGCTCGCCGGAGCGCCACGGCGCGATGACCGGCATCATGAAGTCGCAGATCGACTGGATTCCGCTAACGTCCGGCGCGGTGCGACCGACGCAGGGCAAGACGCTCGCGGTGATGCAGGTCAGCGGCGGTTCCCAGTCGTTTAATGCGGTGAACCAGATGCGCGTGCTCGGACGCTGGATGCGGATGCTGACCATCCCGAACCAGTCGTCAGTGGCCAAGGCGTTTATGGAATTCGATGAAGCCGGCCGCATGAAGCCTTCGGCGTATTTCGATCGCGTCGTGGACGTGATGGAAGAACTCGTGAAGTTCACCTTGCTGACGCGCGATATCGGGCCGTATCTGGTCGACCGCTACAGTGAGCGCAAGGAGAGCGCCGAGGAACTGATGAAGCGTGTGAACCAGAGCGGCATCTGA
- a CDS encoding MFS transporter has translation MQPFASDRNSESNTATWALAFGQLVAWGAVYYAFSLFVVPMEQELGWSRASTNAALSCGLLVSGLAAYPVGKWIDHGHGRVVMTAGSLLASVMLVLWSQAGSLVTLFAAWVGLGMSMAATLYDPVFAILTRDYPSSFRTKITLVTLVAGFASTVFIPLTQGLVDVTGWRHALLALAAINACVCLPIHWVSLRDDLSVIAPTVNKTQIKAENDAAVRRALRTPVFWALAVCFTAYYATFAALTFHLVPLMVERHVPQPVILATMAVIGPAQVLARILWFTAGRNVSPRIVGLIITSAFPASVAILLFAGASPVALILFALIYGGANGTMTILRGTIVQDVMWTEGYGAISGLLSAPSNIAKGIAPISAALIWTIGNNYASVEWTVLLVSLIAAVAFGIVVYSTRRHSSPLVAVND, from the coding sequence ATGCAGCCTTTCGCTTCCGACCGCAATTCAGAGAGCAATACAGCAACCTGGGCGCTGGCTTTCGGCCAACTGGTAGCGTGGGGCGCGGTCTATTACGCGTTCTCGCTCTTCGTGGTGCCGATGGAGCAGGAACTGGGATGGAGCCGGGCATCGACGAATGCAGCGCTCTCATGCGGCCTGCTGGTCTCTGGCCTTGCCGCGTATCCGGTAGGCAAGTGGATTGATCACGGGCATGGCCGTGTGGTGATGACGGCAGGGTCGCTGCTCGCCTCGGTCATGCTGGTTCTCTGGTCGCAGGCGGGAAGCCTGGTGACGCTCTTTGCTGCCTGGGTCGGGCTTGGCATGTCCATGGCGGCCACGCTCTACGATCCGGTGTTCGCGATTCTGACCCGGGACTATCCCAGCAGCTTCCGCACGAAAATCACGCTGGTGACGCTCGTTGCGGGCTTCGCCAGTACAGTATTCATTCCGCTAACGCAGGGGCTTGTGGACGTAACGGGATGGCGGCACGCGCTGCTTGCGCTCGCGGCGATCAATGCGTGTGTCTGCCTGCCCATCCACTGGGTCTCGCTACGCGATGACCTGAGTGTCATTGCGCCCACAGTCAACAAGACGCAGATCAAGGCAGAGAACGATGCGGCCGTCAGGCGTGCGCTCCGCACGCCCGTGTTCTGGGCGCTCGCGGTCTGCTTTACCGCCTACTATGCGACCTTCGCCGCGCTGACGTTTCACCTGGTACCTCTAATGGTTGAGCGCCACGTACCGCAGCCCGTCATTCTCGCAACGATGGCGGTGATCGGTCCGGCGCAGGTTCTCGCCCGTATTCTGTGGTTCACTGCCGGACGAAACGTGTCGCCCAGGATCGTTGGCCTGATCATCACATCTGCGTTTCCAGCCTCTGTTGCGATACTGCTATTCGCCGGGGCGTCGCCGGTTGCCCTGATCCTGTTCGCGCTAATCTATGGCGGTGCGAACGGCACGATGACGATCCTGCGCGGCACCATTGTGCAGGACGTGATGTGGACCGAGGGGTATGGAGCCATCAGCGGGTTGCTCTCGGCCCCGTCGAACATCGCAAAGGGGATCGCACCGATCTCGGCCGCCCTGATCTGGACGATCGGGAACAACTATGCCTCCGTCGAGTGGACTGTCCTGCTCGTTTCGCTAATTGCCGCAGTTGCCTTTGGCATCGTCGTGTATTCCACGCGTCGTCATAGCTCTCCCCTGGTGGCAGTGAACGATTGA
- a CDS encoding HNH endonuclease — MATYLFTWNPKRWTWVDQADAIYRINNHEPYDLYWSCGNRRNIDIGDTFLLMMLGVEPKGIIGCGYITSIPYELPHWDPDKAKRGLTALRTDLLFKALSDTPIISLDYLEKRHPGYKWTPQAGGLAIPNAIADEIISLIRGEKTFDFQPVSRPEIERYSEGKSRLVTVKTYDRSPAARQACIAHHGYKCAVCGFCFEETYGALGAGYIEVHHLNQVADIDEEHLIDPITDLRPVCANCHRMLHKQRPPLSIDELRLRSGPANGKSATSE, encoded by the coding sequence ATGGCTACATATCTCTTCACTTGGAATCCAAAAAGGTGGACTTGGGTAGACCAAGCGGATGCTATCTACCGTATCAATAATCACGAGCCCTACGATCTGTATTGGAGCTGTGGGAACCGTCGCAACATCGATATTGGCGACACGTTTCTGCTGATGATGCTTGGCGTTGAGCCGAAGGGCATCATTGGCTGCGGATACATCACTTCTATTCCCTATGAATTGCCTCATTGGGACCCCGACAAGGCGAAGCGCGGCCTGACGGCTCTTCGCACCGATTTGCTGTTTAAGGCGTTGTCTGATACGCCGATCATATCGCTCGACTATCTAGAAAAACGCCATCCTGGCTATAAATGGACGCCCCAAGCAGGCGGATTAGCCATTCCCAATGCTATTGCGGATGAGATCATTTCTCTCATACGTGGCGAAAAGACATTTGATTTTCAACCCGTCAGTAGGCCTGAGATCGAGCGGTACTCCGAGGGAAAAAGTAGGCTTGTTACCGTTAAGACTTATGACAGAAGCCCCGCCGCTCGTCAGGCATGCATCGCGCACCATGGATACAAATGCGCCGTTTGCGGGTTCTGTTTCGAGGAGACGTACGGTGCGCTTGGTGCGGGTTACATTGAGGTGCATCACCTGAATCAGGTCGCGGACATCGATGAGGAGCACCTGATTGATCCAATCACGGACCTTCGTCCCGTGTGCGCAAACTGCCACCGCATGCTTCACAAGCAGAGACCACCCCTGTCTATAGACGAACTCAGGCTGCGTAGCGGCCCGGCAAACGGGAAGTCAGCTACCAGCGAATAG